The DNA region GTGTCACATGAACCGTctgacagaaaatatttttatgTGGCGTTTTCTGCCTTTTTGCTGTGAAACGTCCGGCTATTAGAGCTGAAACTGCACTACAACCTACAGGAGGTCTACTAATCCAACATGGACGAAGACGGCCTGCCGATTGTGGGGTCTGGCGTTGATCTTACCAAGGTTGGTATTTAGCTTAGCTAATATTAACGGTAGCTAACCAACGATAAGCTATTTTAGGAGGAAATGGGAAGAAACGGGTCAAAACAGTGCCCAAAAACGGTTCTCCCACGGCTTAATATATGAAACTCTCCATTGCAGCTCTTTAATGTTCGTATGAATTATTTGACCGAACACCGTTAAACATGATGAAACTGTCTGGTTTACTGAACTTTAGCAGCAGAACCGCTTTCACAACGTCCTGCAGTATGTTGTCAGTTCTCCAGATTTCGTGACATATCCGATCCTTTGACCTGATGACAGATTTGATTGCAGAAACTGGTGATCAATCTTAAACCGTGTCCCCTTCAGGTCCCTGCTATTCAGCAGAGGAGAGTCGTTGCCTATCTCAACCAGTTTCTTGTGCACACGGTCCAGTTCCTTAACCGTTTTTCCACGGTTTGTGAGGAGGTTTGTACATCTTCTTTACTCTTATCTCTGAGCATGCCTCTGCTGACCTGCATAACACGTAGATCACGTCCTGAACGGTCAATCTTCTTTTCCACAGAAACTTGCAAACATATCTCTCCGCATACAGCAGATTGAAACAACCCTGTGCATTTTGGAAGCCAAGGTGAGTTGCTGAGCCTCTGCGGTCATTCTGTATGCTCTATACACACGTCCCACCCATGCACTGATCACTTATCGAATATCGCTGTGCTCTGAGCAGTTGTCCTCCATTCCTGGGCTGGAGGACGTCACAATAGATGGACTTGGTCAGCGGCAGCCTGCTCAGGCTAATGGACCCACAAccaccaatcagagccaaacaGATGGGCTGCCAGCCGAGCCCCGGCCTCCCCCAGAGGtacactgacatgcacacaagcaagcATATGGTGTTTTTCAGCATGCAAATGCATTTTATGTAGATTCACTGGTCAGTTCCTGAAGCAGTTCTTATAAATAAATCTGCCAAGCGTGTATGTTGCACCCAAAGGAACAGCTTGATATTTATACTTCTGTATGTAAAGGTTAAACAAAGCAAATGCAATGTACTAATTTGTGAGCTTTTCATGTGCTGGTATGTGGATTTGGcgtgagccaggctagctgtttccacctgtttccattctttatgctaagctaagctaactggctgcttgctgtagcttcatattaaaGTGAACAGACATGAGTTGTGTTGAAATTCTCATCAAACTCTGCAAGAAAGTGACCAAGCAAAACCCAAACTGTCAAACTATTTATTTACCGAAAGATATAAGGTGGCAAAGATGAACTTAAGCGCTGTAAAGCGtgtagaaacacaaacaacacagatgtagCTCATCAGTGAGATCTGATCATGAAACTCTCACAAACTGTGCAAGTTGAAAACCCAGAATAGCAAATATCAGAAATGCAAACCCAGGTACCACTTTCACCCTGTGCTATCTCAACACTTGTTACTTCCCTTGCCTTATTAATTTGTATATTTCACGTTGCAGCCCGCTCAGGCTGCACCAGAGCCTGCAACCACGCAAAaagcagaagcagctgcagagaatgTCATGACGGTGGCCAAAGACCCACGTTATGCCCGATACCTGAAAATGGTTCAAGTGGTAAGCCGTCACTAACATCCGCTCAGGGACTACAGGgataaagaaatgtgtgttttgtgtctcaCTCCATGTTTTATCTGTCACAGGGAGTTCCAGTGATGGCTATAAGGAATAAAATGGTCTTGGAAGGTTTGGATCCCAACTTGCTTGAGTGAGTGTTTCACTGATGGTGATCATATTTTAATCTGCCGGCCTTCGTGAAGATTTATTGTGCAACTTTTTATGAGGCTAACCGACAGCATTTCCTCCGCTGCCCATGACAGCACCCCGGACGCCCCCGTGCCCGACGGCGGAACGAGGAGCACAGAGGATCAAGACGTCGGCACCACCAGCTCCGACAGTGAATCGTCTTTCAGCGACTGACATCTGTCCCCGTCGCCGCCAAGCTTCCTGCAAAAGCCATCCATCGCTACCCTGAGCTTCTGTAGGCCCGTGCTctgaaagagagggaggttGTTGTGAGCCTGAGAAGAGGCACCAGCGAGCGGGTGCAAACGCAAGTGCCTGAAACAGAAGAATCCAACCAGAGTGATTGTAATTTCAGCgcaaaacagctgaaatagaTCTGCTTACGGTCGGCCATTGACCTCCTGCGTTTTGATACATTTAGCATTTTCGACTAATTCTAACTGcccctgttgtttttgttagcAGCCGGTCTCAGAACATGGCCGTAGCAAATCATTTTTTGTACAAAAAGGTACGATATAACGATATACTGTAGAAGTTGTTGGTCTGCTTCTGCTGTCACAGTCCACCACCTTTAAGAGATCATCAGTTCAAAGCTCTGCCTCTTTGTTCCGATAGAAGACGTATGTTGGACACTTTGAATgtttaacacaaacactgtgtgtgtgtcaaggccAGGGAGGAAATATCACAATAATCCACCAGTATGGACAGACAGCATATCACAGTAGCAGCCTGATAGGAAATTTCTATAAAGCAGCAGTTATTCTTTGACTTGTTGCTCTTTCGCCGGATGCTTAATCCTGCCGTTTCTTTCTTTATGTTGGAGCATCAAAAACTGGTTTTAATATGTTGCCATATCAGTACTATCCAAGCAGGAGTTATAAATTGGCGTCTTATTACACAATGCTGTCAACAAGTTGCCCTTGCGGAGCGTCATGCTTTACCACCTTTGTAACCACTACACAGTGAGGGGATACTTTCTTTTCACTGTCATCACCAATATTTGCAGGTGGCCATGATGGAGGAACAAAAACTACAGTCTGTTCAGTGTGAGGCCTGCTGGGTTGTGGTGTTTATTTTAGACAAAACCTCAGTGAATTTGGAAAGTATTCAGATCTCTTTGCTTTTTGCGCATATTATACATATGAGATggattagtttttttttttttttggctgtaaATTTACACACAATGATGTCAAAGCACATTTATGATACAGGAAAATGCTCTATTATATGTCCCAGATGAAAGACTCTGCGCTGCTTTGTGCACTCGCCTCGCTAACATTCCTCCATTGACATGTGTTTTAATGCCTGGACAGCGTCCTGCACATTAACTCTGCTGGAATGAAACAAACTTGCACTGAGAGTTTCATCAGTGACGAGCGCCACGTTAGAAAAAGTTTTTATGTGGTGACTGCGTTGGTCGTAGTTAAGACTCTTTATCGTTACATTCATCAGGACTCAAATAGCGAAGTCAAGAAACTGTGTTAAAAACACTTTAGCACAACATAAACTGTAGTTATGAGATGCTTATTACACTATATTGACTGTGAAAACTGAGTGTGGAGAAGTCTGGAAAGCACTTTGTTTACAAAAGCAAGAAGTTTTGCATCTGTAATAAACACTCAAACCATTTTCTTAAAAAAGGAAGGATCTTTATTTTGCAGGTCTTCGTAATCTGTGCAGTACATTATGTCACAGTACCAAAACAAAGTAACTGGATTAAAAGAAACTTTCCCTTGTGAATACATTCTCTGTAGTGAACAGGTGAATCGTCTGTGTTCATGTGACCTCCGTTCTGTCCACTTACACATTGCAGCACAGGATTTTCTCCTCGAAAGTACTCTGAGACATGTCAGCTGATGTACTCGTTAAATTGGGTGACACGGACGCTATGACACGAAGCTCTGACCCCTTTCCTCAGCATGTCAGAAGAATAAGTTGAATGTAGTTTAAAGCATTTCAAAGGTTTTTCTTCATATGTTACATGTACCACTGCAAGAGATGCAGTATAAAGCACTGACTCCCAACCAGGGCCATCTTTCAGAGTTTTCTCAGA from Chaetodon trifascialis isolate fChaTrf1 chromosome 22, fChaTrf1.hap1, whole genome shotgun sequence includes:
- the washc3 gene encoding WASH complex subunit 3, whose amino-acid sequence is MDEDGLPIVGSGVDLTKVPAIQQRRVVAYLNQFLVHTVQFLNRFSTVCEEKLANISLRIQQIETTLCILEAKLSSIPGLEDVTIDGLGQRQPAQANGPTTTNQSQTDGLPAEPRPPPEPAQAAPEPATTQKAEAAAENVMTVAKDPRYARYLKMVQVGVPVMAIRNKMVLEGLDPNLLDTPDAPVPDGGTRSTEDQDVGTTSSDSESSFSD